From the genome of Trachemys scripta elegans isolate TJP31775 chromosome 2, CAS_Tse_1.0, whole genome shotgun sequence:
TGGGAGAGGTGAGATAGGTACTGTTATACTATCACGACTGCATTTGACCATGCCATACATCTCACTTATGGTTCTGGTGTATTGTTTAAGGACAATAGGCTGACGGTGCCCTGAGCGTAGAGCTGTGCTGTCGACTCACATGAGTCACAAGCAGATCAGAAAGTGAACAGCATGGTCCTCGGTGCCTTACCTCTAACTCTTTTTTTCTGTCATAACTGCATCAGTGTGCGTGGTGAGCTCCTGTTCACTTGTGGGATGCTCTGTAGAGAGGAACAAGTGTTTGTGTAGAGTGGCTGGCATTGTCTCTGTGGCACATAGCTGTCTGAAGCTTACTCCTTGCGTGAGCCCTAGCAACTTTGGGATCACAAATGTGGGCATGGCTTGTGGTCTGCATGACAGTATCGGCAGAAGCAGCTGCTGTTACATAAGTTATTTAGTCAATGTGCTATCGTTATTGCTAGGGTGTGGGTCCTAGTGATTGACTGCTCTTAGGATATGACTCAGGGGTGCAGGCACACATCCATTAGTTACATATCAAGCAACGACTGTGATAGCAGTCTGGTGAAGTTGCTGTAGAGAGGCGTATGTGTGAAGCATACACTGTCTGAATAGTGTGTCCTATTGTGCTGGTTTTTACATGTGTTTCAACTTGGTAACTGTTTTCTTGTGCTTACTGTTTCTGAAGGCCATGAGTTTGCAACTGAGTGTGGAACAATGATGCTTTCTTTTGTGACGGAACCTCTCCTGGAGCGATTTGCTGTGCTGAGTCCTAAATTTGTCCGTTAATGCAGCACTTGCATACTGCCGATTAGCACTGCTTACCCTGGGCATGGGATGGCTATTTCTGGTTGGCTCCTTTGCCTCAAAGAGCAGGTACTAGGAGCACAGTCACCTACTGCTTGGCTGTTCTGTAGCTCTCTGTGAGCCCTGCTGCTGACCGTTGGTCTGCTGTTGGTTTTTCCAGCCTTCTTCATATCGTGTCCTGCCTGTGGGTGCAGTCACTATGCTCTCTTGGGGTATGTTACACAGGGATAAAAGGCCTGTGGCATGGCTGCgtctggcccgggtcagctgtcTTGGGTTTGTGGGactagggctgcagggctaaaagttgtagtgtagacgttcgggcttgggctggagcctgagctctgagaccctccaccCCTGCAGGGATCCAGAGCTCAGGTCCCAGCCGGAGCCCGAATGTCTGCACAGCAGTTTTTCAGCCCCGGAACCTGAGCCTCACAAACCTGAGTCACCTGACCTGGGCCAGACgtgggttttttatccctgtgtagacatacccttgataGTAATTGTGGCTGGCCACCAAGTACAACTGTTGTCATGCTTTTCTTGCAGCAAGTATTTTCTGGCTTTAAGACTACATGGTTTTCTACTATTTCTCTGCCTGGCCCATTGTCATGAGAGGCAACCTGCACCTCCTTGCTCTCTCTCTGCCAAACTGGCTTTGCCCTTGACAGACCTGCTATTTCAGTGGATGAATTTGCCCTGCCTTCATGGACAACCGAGTTTCTCTGGGGCTGTGTAGCCTTTTGAGTATTCTCACACAACCCACTTCCACACAAGAGCCTGCTGCTGCATAGACATGGCTTCTTCAGCTCTCGAAATTGAGTATTACACCTGGGgctgccaggtgtctggtttttgactggtaCGCCCGATCAAAAAGGGACTctctgctgaccgggccattaaaagtctggtcggcaacgcagcggggctaaggtaggctccctgcctgtcctggctccgcgcagctcccagaagcgaccggcatgtccctgcggcccctaggcacaggtGCGATTAGGGaatctctgcgtgctgcccccgccccaagtgccacctccacatctcccattggtcgggaaccatGGCCGATGGGAGATGCGAGGGTGGTGCTTCCGGGCACAGGCAGTGCACaccacgcagagccgcctggctgtgcctctacCTAAGGGCCGGACAtggcggccgcttccaggagctgcatggagccagggcaggcaagaagcctaccttagccctgctgcgccgccgactgggagccgcctgagataAGCACCGCCcggtcagagcctgcaccccaatcccctcccccagcccacaccctgaacccctcatttttggcccctccccggagcccgcacccccagctggaaccctcacccttttccgcatcccaaccccctgcctcagcccagtgaaagtgagtgagggtgggggagagcaagcgatggagggaggggggctggagtgagtgggtgacagggccttggagaagggacggggccttggggaagggctggggcaggttgtggggcaagggtgttctattttgtgcaattagaaagttggcaaccctaattacaCCGGGGGTCTCTAGCCGCTTTGTACCTCTTGGAACCAGTAGGGAATATGGTGTAATAGCTTGACCTGGCTGATGCACCCAGTAACCTTCCTTGACAGGcctctgttttctcttttgcAGCCCTGCTGCATGCATggggtttgttttggtagggttaccatacatccggattttcccggacatgtctggctttttgggcctcaaatcctcgtccggggggaaatcccaaaaagccaaacatgtccgggaaaatagggacatgcggggccggcggccggggccaggccagcagtgcggggccgggggccggggccaggccagcggtgcggggccgggggccggggccgggccggtggtgctgggccaggccgggggtgctcggccgggggctggcctggggccggcaccccagggcccaagccgagccaggctggagatgccagggccggagggagccgctcggttggggggccagactgggccacgcctcctccccccaccccatctccctcccagcttacctgctgcctgcttcaggcttcccgcgaatcaaatgttcgcgggaagcagagttggggggggggNNNNNNNNNNNNNNNNNNNNNNNNNNNNNNNNNNNNNNNNNNNNNNNNNNNNNNNNNNNNNNNNNNNNNNNNNNNNNNNNNNNNNNNNNNNNNNNNNNNNtttggacactcaaaatatggtaaccctagttttggACTAGTTGGTCTATCATGGGAGGTAGAGTAAGGTTGGCTCAAGTGAAATGTTGTGTCTCTCCCTTCCACTTTTAGATATGGAACCTTTTGGTCTGTCTATCCCTGTTTGCGATTGGCTGGGGCAATAATCACACGGCACAGtgttaaaaaatgaaagaaaaaaatcgaAGTCTCTCTTTTTGGATTCTCAAAATGCTTTTCCTATGGTTGGGACAGTGTGCCTCTCACTCCTCAtacaaaaaagaagaacaggagtacttgtggcaccttagagactaacaaatttattagagcataagctttcgtggactacagcccacttcttcggatgcatacgccACTGTGACAATGTGGTTCTGGTGGAatccaactgagagtgccaactcaggacaaattgctcaaacagggcagttacagcccaaggctggggttttttccacctctaaggcaaaccaaaccagccagactaggaggacttcggtctcaccccctggctaaccgcaagtctcacaagcaatctccttagacaccccagtttcccagtattaccaccagtgccactcgttatggggacaaatggttatgaaaaccaataccccagtaaaagaaaaaggttctcctgatcccaaaggaccaagccccagacccaggtcaatatacaaatcagatcttacccacaaatcacgctgctgccaattctttagaatctaaaatctaaaggtttattcataaaaggaaaaagatagagatgagagttagaattggttaaatggaatcaattacatacagtaatggcaaagttcttggttcaggcttgcagcagcgatggaataaactgcaggttcaaatcaagtctctggaatacatctcccgctgggatgggtcctcagtcctttgttcaaagcttcagcttgtagcaaagttcctccagacgtatgaagcaggattgaagaccagatggagatgaggcatcagccttatatagtcttttccaggtgtaagaacacctttgttcttaccgtggaaaattacagcaaaatggagtctggagtcacatgggccagtccctgcatactttgctgagttacaaggcgtatctgccttctctcaatgggtccattgtatagctgatggtccttaatgggccaacaagcaggctaggcagagctcaCACCatgttgtctgggatgtcacccagcagcatagcctaagtttgaaatgcagatagtatagagccaatattcctaacttcaactacaaaattgatacatacatatagacagcataattataaccagcaaaccataaccttgtcttagacaccccatttgaccccctttacacaagatctgggtgccattacaggaccttggttgcaacaataatctatatggtcccagagtatatcaataacgtcacacccccaacgcaaaattgatgcaggaagggatgtcacaaacatcactgactgcatccTAAGAGCTCTCCACTCTGGACAATGCATCAGCTACaatattttcctttccccttatGTGGACTATATCCATTTCATACTCCTGAAGGCTAAACTCCAATGCAGCAACCTGGAGTTGTTGCCCTTGGCCCTGTGCAGCCAGACCAGAGGGGCATGATCACTCAACACAGTGAATTTTTTATTGTACAAATAGGGCTTAAGTTGCTTGACAGCCCAGACAATGGCATAACATTCCTTTTCAATGGTAGCGTAATTTTGCTCAGTGGGGGACAATTTCTTACTTAGATATGCCACGGGAtgtctcttccctccttccccctcttgcATTAGCACTGCCCCCAGCCCAATATTGGAAGCATCTGTACATAATAAAAAGGGCTTTTCAAAATCTGGGCTGGCCAAAACAGGCTCTTTGGCCAAAGCGCTCTTTATGCTTTGAAAACCCTGCTCACAGGCCTCCATCCATAGCACCCggtcttgtttttcctttttcgtCAGGTCTGTGATGGGAGCAACAATGTCGCTGAATCCCTGCACAAATCTCCTGTAATAGTTGGCCAGACCAAtgaaggattggacctgctttttaGTTCTAGGGGTTGGCCAGTTTTTAATGGCCTCTGCCTTTACAGGCTCTGGGCGCAGTTGCCCATTGCCCACCCTGTGCCCCAGGTAGGtcacctcagcagctcccattctgCATTTAGAAACCTTAACCGTTAGATTGGCCTccctagtccacgaaagcttatgctctaataaatctgttagtctctaaggtgccacaagtactcctgttcttctttttgcggatacagactaacacggctgctactctgaaactcctcATACCGTGAGTTCCCTCACTTGAAGCCTCCAAAATTCTCTTCTTCCATCATGCCACATGCAAATACTCTGAAGGGTAAAGATCACGACTCTTTGCCAGCCTGCAAAGCACATTGTTCACTGTTGGTGCTATGCAAATAAATAAGACGCTGTGTTTCCTTATATATtagttttttgtattattttatttggtaCTGTGCCTATTCATGATTGCAAGCTCctcagcagagctggttggaaaatgctaGGAAAACATAGacaaaaattttcatgaaatttcATCTCCATTTTTTGTAGAAATTTCATTGTTCGGgaaattttccagccagctctttgggggcagggacttatTCTTTGGTGAATTTCACATATCTTAagtctggcctagtggatagaacactggattggggctcaggagacctggttatATTCCTGATTTTGGCTTActcagagactttggggaaatcCCTTCACCTCTGTTTCTCAAATTCCCAATCTGTAAAGTGGTGATAATGGTACttacctcatttgtaaaatgctatataagagctagatagTAATAGTAGTAAGGTGTGTTTGCACGCAACATTACCCTGGGTGCCATTAAAAACTTTACACTTAGAGTTGTTTAGTATGAGATATGCAGTTTTCTCTATTCTGAGTAGAGGGAATGCTGTCTGTACAACAGCACAGGTAAATGTCTCTGTGCATTCATTGTCTAGattttaatggtgaccattgGATATATAAATAATTGCCATGGGGTTATGGTTCCAGATTGTTATAGTCTTTGGTTTAATGGGAGACTGGAGAAGATCTCGTTAAATTCATATTATTGCACCTACTCTCTTTGCTTTGGGTTGGGGGACTATGTTATAGCGAGTAACAAagttgcatttatttttcttttcagataaAACGAGACAAACCAGAAAATATACCAGATCTAAAagatttagtaaaaaaaaaattcactgcatTGGAAAGCAAAAACGATGACTCAgatttgaaaagaaatgaaaaatatatacattttatggAACAGCTTAAAAGAATGAGAAAACAGTGTaagtcttcattttttaaaataatggtttCCTGGAAATACAATATGGTTCTATATACGTATATTATATGTTGGTTTattactaaaatgttttaaaatacaaaccaGCCACAGAGCGCTtaaacaggggggagggatagcttagtggtttgagcattggcctgctaaacccagggttgtgagttcaatctttgagggggccacttagggatctggggcaaaaatcagtacttggtcctgctagtgaagacagggggctggacttgatgacatttTGAAGTCccccagttctatgagataggtatagctccatatattatttatgtGCATTCCTCATACAGGACTTATTTAAATTTATCATTCACATAGTTAAGTAAACAGCACAGTAAGTAACAATCttatgattttatttaatctgtCATAGTGCTTGTCTTATTTGCATACATATGCAATATAAAGCTTCTTTCATATCCCTTTTTTTGGTTTGaagatgtttttttcttttagagaTACTCTTTTCTCTTAATTGGTAGGATCTCCCAAAAGGAGATCCTAGGTAAGCTGTTTTCATTTGTCGTTTTAACAAATTGCCCCTATTTCACAACTTAGGATATGTTGCAACCCTAAAAAGACCTTTGCTTTAATCGTAGAACTATATTGCTGGAAAATGCTTACTGTGTGTGTTCTCAGGTTTACTGCTTCTACACACGCACTGTGTAACTGTGTAGCTTATTAAAATCTGTCTGGCTTAATTCATGTTGATTCACCAAGTGGTAAAATTGTAAGTCATTGTTCTCGAGCTGTCAGAGAAGTTAGGAAGTTAGCAGTTCTATGTTTATACAAGACAACAaaattgtgtgtttgttttttttattgcacaGTGACTGTAATAGCTATTAAAAAATCATTCTGAGCAGCTATGCTGGGAAAATTCATGGGTCCTAAAATCATATGTATTGTTCTCACCCTGTCCAATCATGATTACACTTTAGAATCACATTGTTCCGCTTTCCATCCCTTGACCCCTGTCCCTGTGTTATtctcccacaacacacacacatttggatTTCAACATAAACTGATAGCTCATGTATTGCGGGAATCATAGATTAATGATTTACACAATTGGAAGCTGAAATGCTGGGTGCTTTCATAAAGCAGTGTTTTTTTACTTGCAATCTTGGTcgctgatccaaagcccgctgaaatcagtggaaagactctcctattgacttctatgggctttgggtcagtccTCTAGAAAGACTCCTGGAGTgagaggataatgatactgattttTAGGTCTGATGCCTCAAGACTTGTCAGTAGAGATGAATGCTGTGCATCATTTGAAAATTGAGAGCCCAAGTTCTCCAGTGGTGTGTGGCATTTGTTTCCCATCCTTTATGGTTTACAAGATACTGAGCTTCAGAATGATCATTGGTCTATCAGCCTAACTGTGTTCTTGGGACTGAATATAGCAAGATGAAGACCACAACCAGTATAACCTTCAGTTCCTGCATAGTCATAAAATTATTGCTGCCAATCATTATGTTGTAATTCCAGATTTCTAGGTGTTCGTTTCTGAATTACAAAGAGCTTGATAACAGAAACTGGATTTGTTTCCCACCCTGTACTTGGCTGTAGATTGCCTGCCCTAAATATATTTTATCTATGGCCAAGTGACCAAGTATTAACCAGTAGAATTATTAAACATCACCCAAATTAATCAAGCATAATAGGAatgactgggttttttttataggAGGGGAGTATTTTATTATTGCTGATGCCTGAAACCCAGCTGATATTGCTCTTAATAGCCAttaggatttttgttttggttgttccCTGAAGACAAATTGAGAGGGTGCCAGCAGAATGCGGATGGTGATGTTGGATGGACCAGTATGCTCTGTACATGGACTATTGATCAGTTGTGCTAGTTTGGGAGCAGTCACACACATGTTTTTGATCCGGTGTTCCATCACGTTTGAGCCTATCACAATGCTTAGAATAATCCGAAAGGTTGAACGGAAAAACATTAGATGAACTTTACAAGCAAACTTGAGTACACTCTAATAATCCTACATTAAAATAAACACACTGGAACCTCTCTCTtgcttgcgctctctctctctctgttatcaAAAGGAAAACGAAATGCCT
Proteins encoded in this window:
- the LOC117873810 gene encoding E3 SUMO-protein ligase NSE2-like, yielding MPGGSVISFNCVDSSLSSLKNCQSYINTGMDIATNVALDLVENRNDVEEVNRMESVMLEYAAMDRELNHYMQAVEATVHQIKRDKPENIPDLKDLVKKKFTALESKNDDSDLKRNEKYIHFMEQLKRMRKQCKSSFFKIMVSWKYNMVLYTYIICWFITKMF